From Bacteroidota bacterium, a single genomic window includes:
- a CDS encoding rhomboid family intramembrane serine protease: MSQIRPQGFRILPPVVKNLLIINGIFFLATIALGKYDYDLADILGLHYFGSEKFKPYQLITYMFMHGGFSHIFFNMFALWMFGNAIENIWGAKRFLIYYLITGFGAALLHYGIFYLENRALIEAFNNYIANPYVEETQRNLVALINPILNHPVSVDELNIEFVERIKMSFLNQPVVIGASGAVFGILLAFGMMFPNSLLYLYFAIPIKAKYFVIFYGLAELWFGVSNMGSGNIAHFAHVGGMIFGFLLLKYWNIKRLN; this comes from the coding sequence ATGAGTCAGATTAGACCACAAGGTTTTAGAATTTTGCCTCCGGTAGTAAAAAATTTATTAATAATAAATGGAATATTTTTTCTTGCAACAATTGCATTAGGAAAATATGACTATGACCTCGCTGATATTTTGGGACTTCATTATTTTGGATCAGAAAAATTTAAACCATATCAGCTTATAACCTATATGTTTATGCATGGTGGTTTTTCTCATATTTTCTTTAATATGTTTGCATTATGGATGTTTGGTAATGCTATTGAAAATATTTGGGGAGCTAAGCGATTTTTAATTTATTATTTGATAACAGGTTTTGGTGCTGCACTTTTGCATTACGGAATTTTTTATCTTGAAAACAGAGCTTTAATTGAAGCATTTAACAATTATATTGCAAATCCTTATGTTGAAGAAACCCAAAGAAATTTGGTAGCTTTGATAAATCCGATTTTAAATCATCCTGTTTCAGTTGATGAGTTAAATATTGAATTTGTAGAAAGAATAAAAATGAGTTTTTTAAATCAACCTGTTGTTATTGGTGCTTCAGGGGCAGTATTTGGGATTTTGCTTGCTTTTGGAATGATGTTTCCAAATAGTCTGCTTTATTTATATTTCGCTATTCCTATTAAGGCAAAATATTTTGTAATTTTTTATGGCTTAGCTGAATTATGGTTTGGAGTTTCTAATATGGGTAGTGGAAATATTGCACATTTTGCTCATGTGGGAGGAATGATATTTGGATTTTTACTTTTAAAATATTGGAACATAAAAAGATTGAATTAA
- a CDS encoding tRNA pseudouridine synthase A, translating to MTVHDSVYDKLLWLLSKFNKEEVEIVSDDSGFIATQKYLQKEIEEIKSGEAVFYSQEELDKRLDKEI from the coding sequence ATGACAGTACATGACAGTGTATATGATAAATTACTTTGGCTACTTAGCAAGTTCAATAAAGAAGAAGTTGAGATAGTCTCAGATGATTCTGGTTTTATTGCTACTCAGAAATACTTACAAAAGGAAATAGAGGAAATTAAATCAGGAGAGGCTGTTTTTTATTCTCAGGAAGAATTGGATAAAAGATTGGATAAGGAAATCTGA